TATGGAATTAAAGCATAGTAAATTTTACACAATGAAAGTTCAGCACGGGGAATCAAGTGGGCAGCTAGCTGATGGCGAGATTCTTTGGTTAAAACAAAATTTGAGTGGGGCAAAAAGGGGGCAATGCGTTGGCGGACGTGATTTATTTCTTCTCGCAGGTGATATTTTAAACGGCTCTCATCAATTGGAATATAAGACATACTATCGCTTCCTTTCCAAGATACTTCTAAATAAAAATACGCATTTTTTTGCTTTATTATTTTTGAAAATCAACTTTTTTTCGTTTTTTTTGTGCCAGGAGAAAATACTGTGTTTTCTAAAATGAGATTACCGGCCGGAATAAACTAAATGAGGAATAAAGATGAAAGAAAAAATGATGAATGAAGCGTTAGTAGCGTATGATTCTTTGTTTCGTCGCATTTTGAGTAAAGAGCAAATTTACCCTAGCCACAGCGAATACGAAGATTGTTTGCAGGAAATGCGTTTTAATTTGATTGAGCTGTTACATGATTACAGAGATTTGGAAATCTTTAAAGAAGATTATAACAACAGTTATCTATTTCGCCGCTTTCAATGGTTATGTCAAGATTGTCGTCGTAAGTATTTAAAAGCTCGACATGAAAGCTTAGAAAGTGAACAGGCTACTGAAATTGTCTCAGATTTTGACTTTATCGCAGATGTGGAATTGGCGGAAATGTTGCGACAAATTTTTTCGCAACTTAATCAAGCAGAACAACGGGCTTTGGGAATCTTATTAGTGGATAGTCAATTTGTTTCAGAGAATCAACTGACTTTAAAAAAAGCAGAGCAAGATAAGTTTTCTGAGCAATCTGATCGTCACCAAGGCACTACTAAAAAGAAAGTGCCGAAAAAAATCTCTCGTCAACTTCGCGCTTATTATCGCAAAAAGCTACGAAAAAAAGTCGCCCATCAGATTAAAGAATCACTGGAAAAACCCTAGAACAAAGGCGCTTCACTACTTAAAAGTTGGCATTGTTACACGTGAAACATTTTGGTAGAAAAAATATAGGGTAAGGCAATTAAACACATACTAAAAAGAGGAAGGAACTAAACCGTAAATTTTTATCATTTTGTTTAAATTACATGAAAATAGCGCAATTGCAATAGACGCTGTATTTTCACTAGTGTACTATCTAGAGTAGTACACTAGTGTTTTTAGAAAAGGAGCAACCGATGGACAACTATACAATTTTTGATTTTTTTTATGAGCTACTTTTTGTTAACCCCGCTGCTTTACTAGGGGCGATTTTAATTACGGTTTTAATTTGCGGTGTAAAATTAGCTTGGTCTCGCAAAATTGCCATTTTAATTCCGTCATTATTGCTGTTTTATTATTTAGCAATTAGTTTGGACGCCATTTTTGGTATTGCCACCATTGGTGAATTTCGCCGGCTAATCTGTCTAGGAGAAGGATTCATTCATCCTAAAATGGAGTGGCTACCACTAGCGGATGGTTTTTCTGCTGGTTTTATTGCGAATATCTTTGTTTTTATCCCAATCGGTTTTTTAATTCCATTTATGAGCCGCAATTTTGAAAAAATAGGGAAAACAGTACTGTTAGGGGGCGGCCTTTCTTTAGCAATTGAAATCAGCCAAATTTTCACCTTATATCGCGCCACCGATATTAATGATTTACTGACCAATACCATTGGAACGCTGCTGGGATGGTGCTGTTTTAAACTGGCAACGAAGCTTTTCCGGCGCCAAAGTACAAATTCGCTAGAACCCCAAACACGCTACTTGCCGGTTTTTGTAGTAGTAATAGCTTTTCTCAATGTTTTTTTCTTATTTTAAATTAATAGACAGGTGGGAAAGGAAGTTAGGATGCGTGATGCGATTAAATCTTGTTTGGATAAGACAATTTATCTAGCTAGGAGGACTTGTTTTAGTCCCCTCATAATACTTAATATCTGATTAAACTGGCTCATTCTTTAAGGAGAACAACTATGAAAAAGTGATTTTTAAAAATTCAATTTGTCTTTGGGTTTTATATTAGTATTTATTTAGCCGCACTTTGCTTTTCAACAGGGTACGGAGTGGGATTTAAATTAGATGACAATCAATTGGTTGCTATATTTTTTGGTGTTTCATTCCTGCTGTTGTTCTTGTCTTTTTTTATAAAAGAAATCAAAAATAAAAAGCAGTTTGCGTTGTTACTTGCTTTTTTGTGCTGCTTTATTACCTGTGGCGTTTTTTTTTGTAGTGATACCTTTTTTGCTATACGCTAAATCAAAGCTACGGCAAATATTAAACCAGAAATAGGATTTTACTAACGATAAAAAGTTTTTTTCAAGTATAATTTAGTAATAGAAGAAATTTCATAACTGCTATCTAATAAAGGTAAAAAGTTTACACTTAAATTTAATAGATAAAAAATAAATAGCATTTTAAAATTCTATTCGGTTTTTTTGTCAGAATTATTGAGGCGTTTATGCCCTGACAAAAAAGGAGCGAAGGTGAAAAATAGTGTTAAAACGTAAAATCTAAACTAAATTTTATTGGTGTAGTTATCCCAATAAAACCTTGCTATCAAGCGATTGCTATGAATAAGTTACACAAAAATTAGGAGAAGTTCTTTACTCTTTGAAATGATTGCGGTTACAGTGAAATTGGAAGGAGGGGCAAGAAATTGACGGCTGTTGGAGCAAATATTAAATACTATCGCACATTGCATCATTACACGCAAAATGATTTGGCTAATGAACTTCACATCAGTCGCCAGACAATTTCAAAGTGGGAACGAGGCATCAGCCAACCTACTATTGAATATTTAATTGGACTGTCTGAATTCTTCCAAATTACTGTCGATGAATTAATTAAAGTCACCCACAAAGCAATCAAAGAGGAGGAAACAATCATGAAAAAAGCAATTTTTCTAGTTAGTAATTATACCCCATCTAATAATAGCGAATGGGGTAAAGAGGCAAAAGATTATGGAACTAGAGATTTTATTGCCAATCTTAGTAAAATCCACCATATGTATGAATGGCGAGCAGCTAAACCAGCAGAGTTGCCAGAAATTTTAAACAAAGAAAATATCGGCATGATAGCAATAGCACCGACTGTTACCCCGCGATTAAAAGAAATTGAAGCACAATATCCTGGTAAAATTCAAGTGATCTCACCTGCAGAATACGCTAAAATCACCACTAATTTTATCTTGGAACGTTAATTTTAAAGGCTAAAAAGAATACTCTAAAAGAGAAAGAGAATGCAAAAAGGAGTTAAATATGGATTATATTAAAGGCAATAAGTTAGCTTGGGAAGAGGCTTTTGAACAGCGACAGGAAAATTGGGGGGAAGATAATTTCAAACGTCTGTTGAAAGAAGAGCTACCTTTCTTTGATAGAAATGTCGCCTATGAACTGAAAAAAATGGATTTTAAAAACAAACGCATTGCGCAGTTTTGTTGCAATAATGGGCGGGAATTGTTGGCATTGTTACAACTTGGTGCTAAAAGTGGCGTGGGTTTTGATATTGCTGAAAATATTTTAGCACAAGGAAGAACCACGGCTTTAAAGGCTAATATCACCAATTGTGAATTTGTCGCGCTTAATATTTTAGATATTCCGAGTGACTATCACAATCAATTTGATTTTATCTTTTTTACAATTGGGGCGATTACTTGGTTTGAAGATTTAGCCGCCCTTTTTGCAAAAGTAGCCGCTTGTTTGAAAAAAGATGGTATCTTACTCATTCACGATTATCATCCTTTTATGAATATGTTGCCTTTACCTGGAGAAGAAGAATTTGATCAGGACAAACTAAATCAGGTAAGCTATTCGTATTTTAGAACCACTCCTTGGATTGAAAATGATGGTATGTGCTATATGTCAAACACATATCATTCCAAAACATTCACCAGTTTTTCCCACACGATGGCAGAAATCATTACGAGTTTAGCTACAAATGGTTTTCACGTATTAGCGTTAAATGAATATGATTATGATGTTGGTTTAACTGAGGTCTATGATAAGCAAGGCCTACCATTATCATTTCTTCTGACAGCTAAAAAGCAATAGCTTGTGGTCAAAAAGTAATCAGTGAAATACGGTTTTATTAGTTCGTGTCACTTGTTGTTTTAAGATGAAGAAGACAGCTAATTGATGTATATGGGGTAATGTGTGATGACTTTTACGAATCAAACCCGATTAAAGTAAAAAATGTTCCATTCCCTTTTTAGTCAAAGGAGAGGAGAAGTCAGATGTTAAACTATCAAGTATTTAAATCAGCAGAACAGCCAACACAAACCGCAATCAAGGAGTTTATGAGCTCCGAAAATTTCTCGCTTTTTGTTGCTTTAGATCAGTATTTGCAAGAAAAATATCAAATCAAACCTAAATTTTCTTATTCCAACTGTACAATGAATCAAAATATTTGGCGAGGTTGGAATATTAAATATCAAAAAAGCGGGCGATCATTTTGTACATTTATCCGCAACAAGACTACTTTTTAGCGTTAGTTCCTGGTACATCTTTTGAAGTGCGTAATAAAGAAAAGGTGGATGAAGTAATGTTAGCAGTAGAACTTAGAAAAGAAGCCTTACAGGCCAAAAAGTAGTAACTAGCTGATATGGCAGTAAAGAAGCTGAGGAAAAGTACCGCGTTTTACTATTTTGCTTCAGGTAATCGGTGAATTAGACAAATATATATTGTTATTTTTTCTGATGAGTATTAGCAAAATCAAAAATGGTCTATACGTTCTAAAAAAGAAGCTCTGAAAATTTTTCCAAGTTTTAGGTATTATGGATAGTTACCATTCTAAAGGAGAAGATATTGCAGATATTGTCGATTTAAAGGCAAAAGAAGCTATTTACAATCGTGCTAAAATCGCTGCTGGTGGTGATTAAAGTTAATAGTTTAAAAAACCGTATCCTCTTTTAAAGAGCGATA
The genomic region above belongs to Enterococcus saigonensis and contains:
- a CDS encoding class I SAM-dependent methyltransferase → MDYIKGNKLAWEEAFEQRQENWGEDNFKRLLKEELPFFDRNVAYELKKMDFKNKRIAQFCCNNGRELLALLQLGAKSGVGFDIAENILAQGRTTALKANITNCEFVALNILDIPSDYHNQFDFIFFTIGAITWFEDLAALFAKVAACLKKDGILLIHDYHPFMNMLPLPGEEEFDQDKLNQVSYSYFRTTPWIENDGMCYMSNTYHSKTFTSFSHTMAEIITSLATNGFHVLALNEYDYDVGLTEVYDKQGLPLSFLLTAKKQ
- a CDS encoding VanZ family protein is translated as MDNYTIFDFFYELLFVNPAALLGAILITVLICGVKLAWSRKIAILIPSLLLFYYLAISLDAIFGIATIGEFRRLICLGEGFIHPKMEWLPLADGFSAGFIANIFVFIPIGFLIPFMSRNFEKIGKTVLLGGGLSLAIEISQIFTLYRATDINDLLTNTIGTLLGWCCFKLATKLFRRQSTNSLEPQTRYLPVFVVVIAFLNVFFLF
- a CDS encoding helix-turn-helix domain-containing protein — its product is MTAVGANIKYYRTLHHYTQNDLANELHISRQTISKWERGISQPTIEYLIGLSEFFQITVDELIKVTHKAIKEEETIMKKAIFLVSNYTPSNNSEWGKEAKDYGTRDFIANLSKIHHMYEWRAAKPAELPEILNKENIGMIAIAPTVTPRLKEIEAQYPGKIQVISPAEYAKITTNFILER
- a CDS encoding sigma-70 family RNA polymerase sigma factor; this translates as MKEKMMNEALVAYDSLFRRILSKEQIYPSHSEYEDCLQEMRFNLIELLHDYRDLEIFKEDYNNSYLFRRFQWLCQDCRRKYLKARHESLESEQATEIVSDFDFIADVELAEMLRQIFSQLNQAEQRALGILLVDSQFVSENQLTLKKAEQDKFSEQSDRHQGTTKKKVPKKISRQLRAYYRKKLRKKVAHQIKESLEKP
- a CDS encoding DUF3788 family protein, whose product is MLNYQVFKSAEQPTQTAIKEFMSSENFSLFVALDQYLQEKYQIKPKFSYSNCTMNQNIWRGWNIKYQKSGRSFCTFIRNKTTF